In Nicotiana tabacum cultivar K326 chromosome 19, ASM71507v2, whole genome shotgun sequence, one DNA window encodes the following:
- the LOC107802123 gene encoding dirigent protein 22-like, translating into MAKLFHIFLISILLFLVAFPATGEEEHIFGKSIKRKSMGLRKEKLSHFKFYWHDILSGSKPTSMMIIPPPKNTTTGFGQMNMIDNALTLGPELSSKIVGRAQGFYASASQNDVGLMMVMNFAFVEGKYNGSTFTVLGRNSVFEKVREMAVIGGSGLFRFARGYVQASTHSWDMKTGDATVQYDAFVLHY; encoded by the coding sequence ATGGCTAAACTATTCCATATCTTCCTCATCTCCATTCTCCTCTTTCTAGTAGCTTTTCCGGCCACCGGAGAAGAAGAACACATATTTGGAAAATCAATAAAGAGAAAATCTATGGGTCTAAGAAAGGAAAAACTTAGCCATTTCAAATTCTATTGGCATGACATCCTTAGTGGCTCCAAACCAACATCTATGATGATTATTCCACCACCAAAAAACACAACCACAGGCTTTGGTCAAATGAATATGATAGATAATGCTTTAACCCTAGGACCAGAGTTGAGTTCCAAGATTGTTGGAAGGGCACAAGGGTTTTATGCTTCTGCTTCACAAAATGATGTTGGTTTAATGATGGTCATGAACTTTGCCTTTGTTGAAGGGAAATATAATGGAAGTACCTTCACCGTACTCGGCCGGAATTCCGTGTTTGAGAAGGTGAGAGAGATGGCGGTGATCGGCGGCAGTGGGCTTTTCCGATTTGCTAGAGGATATGTTCAGGCCAGTACTCATTCATGGGATATGAAAACTGGAGATGCTACTGTTCAGTATGATGCTTTTGTGTTGCATTATTGA